AAATTTGCTTTTAACTCCTTGATATTTCTTTATGGCATCCTTGTAAGATACAATTACGGCTTTTTGAGAAGTACCGTGATAACGTCTTCTTATTTCCTGTTCTAAATGACAATAGTCGCCGATATTTCTACCTATAAATATTTTCTTGATGAAATCTTCTGTTATATTAATTGTATGAGTACATCCCACATCAACTATTTTATCTGTATCTACATCAACTTCAAATGCTATATAAAACGAATTGTAAATTGTTGTAATGGCATTATCCATATTTGTTCTGGATTCTCCAATTATATAGACGGTTTCTTTCATTAAATCACCACGACTTTATATGAAATCATTTTCTTATGACATTATATATTATCTTAAAAAAAATTTCAATTATTAATTTAGTAAATTCAACAGAGTTCATCTATGTTTTTTTATATCTCCGTCTGCCCCGTTTATATTATAATATTGCTCATTAACATTAATCTATTGTATTTCTATTCTTGCGTTTTCCATCCATTTATCTAATGCAATTTTATTAATAATAAAATTACTTCCAACTTTTACATATGGAAAGTCTATACCTTTTGCGTTAATAACTTTTAATAAATCAT
Above is a window of Sedimentibacter sp. MB35-C1 DNA encoding:
- a CDS encoding DUF3870 domain-containing protein, translated to MKETVYIIGESRTNMDNAITTIYNSFYIAFEVDVDTDKIVDVGCTHTINITEDFIKKIFIGRNIGDYCHLEQEIRRRYHGTSQKAVIVSYKDAIKKYQGVKSKFYM